One Sporomusaceae bacterium ACPt DNA window includes the following coding sequences:
- a CDS encoding IS66 family transposase ISSwo2 → MQTQAQLEEENAELKKRVQELEALNKWYMEQLKLLRQKKFGASSEKSKRDDQEQLNLFNEAEAERQPIAVEPDVETISYQRKKGKRGENIKDLPVEVIEYTLPEGEQTCPACGEELHVMSKEVRKELTIVPAKVKVIEHVNYVYGCRNCEKNNIETPIITANAPKALLPKSMVSAELMAYIMSQKFVNAMPLYRQEQEFKRLGVTLSRQNLSNWVIKGVALLEPLLAALKKELLSRDLLHADETTLEVLCEPGRPAQTDSYMWLYRTSGDTDHPVVLYDYQEGRSGQLPRRTLQGFPAIFRPMVGMAITR, encoded by the coding sequence TTGCAAACACAGGCACAGCTTGAAGAAGAAAATGCGGAATTAAAGAAACGCGTTCAGGAATTGGAAGCGCTCAACAAGTGGTATATGGAGCAGTTGAAGCTGCTTCGCCAAAAAAAGTTTGGCGCTTCTTCGGAAAAAAGTAAACGCGATGACCAGGAACAGTTAAACCTCTTCAATGAGGCGGAAGCTGAGCGCCAACCGATTGCTGTGGAGCCGGACGTGGAAACCATCAGTTATCAGCGCAAAAAGGGTAAACGCGGAGAAAACATAAAGGACTTGCCGGTAGAAGTGATTGAATATACTCTGCCAGAAGGTGAACAGACCTGCCCTGCTTGCGGTGAAGAGCTGCATGTTATGAGCAAGGAAGTACGTAAGGAATTGACGATTGTTCCGGCAAAGGTCAAGGTTATCGAGCACGTAAACTATGTATACGGTTGCCGAAATTGCGAGAAAAACAATATAGAGACGCCGATCATCACGGCTAACGCGCCGAAAGCGTTGCTGCCTAAGAGCATGGTATCCGCCGAGCTTATGGCCTATATCATGAGCCAAAAATTCGTCAATGCTATGCCGCTGTATCGGCAGGAGCAGGAATTTAAGCGGCTTGGCGTAACGCTTTCCCGCCAAAACCTGTCCAACTGGGTTATTAAAGGTGTCGCACTTTTGGAGCCTTTGTTAGCAGCCCTAAAAAAAGAGTTGCTTTCAAGGGATCTGTTGCACGCCGATGAAACTACTCTGGAAGTGTTGTGTGAACCCGGCAGACCGGCACAGACAGATTCCTATATGTGGTTATATCGAACGTCCGGGGATACGGATCATCCGGTTGTGCTCTATGACTACCAGGAAGGGCGCAGCGGGCAATTGCCAAGGCGTACCTTGCAGGGTTTTCCGGCTATCTTCAGACCGATGGTTGGCATGGCTATCACAAGGTAG
- the rsxB_5 gene encoding Ion-translocating oxidoreductase complex subunit B, producing MSSKVYFANLRARTDKSNKISKIRHLFDRAGLDELIEPGDLTAIKLTFGERGSDGFINPVFVRQVVDKIKAKGAKPFLTDTNTLYSGSRHNAVDHLLTALEHGFDYTVTGAPIIIADGLRSENITEVEISKKHFTKVKLATDIVSADSVIVLSHFKGHEMAGFGGAIKNLAMGGAPAVGKKEQHALKIIVDQDKCVGCEKCSAVCPEKAITVNEKKASVATEKCVGCGECLTVCPVKATGMDWATDLTAFLERMTEYGYGVAKAHENRIGYINFLLNITPDCDCVPWSDAPIVPDIGILASTDPVAIDQASYDLVNNQLGFSDSLLSCNCEAGADKFRGLRSHIDGSIQMRYGEEIGMGSRDYELIVL from the coding sequence ATGTCCAGCAAAGTATATTTTGCAAATTTGCGAGCGCGAACAGATAAGAGTAATAAAATCAGCAAAATAAGACACCTATTTGATCGTGCCGGGCTCGACGAACTTATTGAGCCTGGTGATCTCACGGCTATCAAGCTGACCTTCGGAGAACGCGGCAGCGATGGTTTTATTAATCCTGTTTTTGTACGCCAAGTGGTCGATAAGATAAAAGCAAAAGGTGCCAAACCTTTTTTAACCGACACGAATACACTCTATTCAGGAAGTCGGCATAATGCAGTAGATCATCTGCTGACCGCATTGGAGCATGGCTTTGATTATACCGTTACAGGAGCGCCCATTATCATAGCCGACGGATTACGCAGCGAAAATATTACGGAGGTAGAGATTAGTAAAAAACACTTTACTAAGGTGAAACTGGCTACAGACATAGTCAGCGCCGACAGCGTAATTGTGTTATCTCACTTTAAGGGGCATGAGATGGCAGGCTTCGGCGGGGCAATAAAAAATCTTGCCATGGGCGGAGCGCCGGCAGTTGGGAAAAAAGAGCAGCATGCTCTCAAGATTATAGTTGATCAGGATAAATGCGTTGGCTGTGAAAAGTGCAGTGCAGTTTGCCCAGAAAAAGCGATTACAGTGAATGAAAAGAAAGCCAGTGTCGCTACAGAGAAATGTGTCGGCTGCGGTGAGTGTTTAACTGTTTGTCCTGTAAAAGCCACCGGCATGGACTGGGCGACAGACCTAACAGCCTTTCTTGAACGAATGACCGAATATGGCTATGGGGTTGCCAAGGCGCATGAAAACCGAATCGGTTATATTAACTTTCTTTTAAATATTACGCCAGATTGTGATTGTGTTCCGTGGAGCGATGCACCGATTGTTCCTGATATTGGTATTTTGGCATCGACAGATCCAGTAGCGATTGATCAAGCAAGTTACGATCTGGTAAATAACCAGCTTGGCTTCTCCGATTCCCTTCTGTCGTGCAATTGTGAGGCCGGCGCCGATAAATTTCGGGGTTTGCGTTCCCATATCGACGGTTCCATCCAAATGCGATATGGCGAGGAAATCGGCATGGGTAGCCGCGATTATGAATTAATCGTGCTGTAA
- a CDS encoding IS66 family transposase ISSwo2, with product MCGCWAHVRRKFNEALVGPAAKQPDSKEAIGLAYCNKLFDVEKKAEHMTPEERHELRQKEAKPIIEEFYKWIEACWADTLPQSLLGKALTYAQNQKKYLTAYLADGRIEISNNRAERSIKPFVIGRKNWLFCNTPGGAKSSAAVYSIIQTAIENGLNPQAYLEYAFRQIQLQDTLCIEKLLPWAEEIPVSCKMPNKKA from the coding sequence TTGTGCGGCTGTTGGGCACATGTTCGGAGAAAATTCAATGAAGCCTTGGTCGGCCCTGCGGCTAAACAGCCGGATAGTAAAGAAGCGATAGGTCTTGCCTATTGCAATAAGCTTTTCGACGTTGAAAAAAAGGCCGAGCACATGACGCCGGAAGAACGGCATGAACTAAGGCAAAAAGAAGCTAAACCAATTATCGAAGAGTTTTATAAATGGATAGAAGCTTGTTGGGCTGATACCTTGCCGCAAAGTCTACTGGGCAAGGCGCTTACCTATGCCCAAAATCAAAAAAAGTATCTGACAGCCTATTTGGCCGATGGCCGCATCGAAATATCGAATAATCGTGCGGAGCGATCTATCAAGCCTTTTGTGATTGGACGAAAAAACTGGCTGTTTTGCAATACGCCTGGTGGCGCAAAATCGTCCGCCGCTGTTTACAGCATAATCCAAACGGCCATAGAAAACGGATTAAATCCACAAGCTTATCTGGAATATGCCTTTAGGCAAATCCAACTGCAGGATACGCTCTGTATTGAAAAACTACTTCCGTGGGCTGAAGAAATTCCTGTAAGCTGTAAAATGCCTAATAAAAAAGCATAA
- the napF_2 gene encoding Ferredoxin-type protein NapF, giving the protein MKFKKAPLLRYSLQFISLVSFILFLANLSYPPGLGNQLLQWFSRLDPWLLLSELRWQQEVPYWVWLPLLTLASTLLWGRIFCGWLCPFGAFLALTDTIGRAVFKFKMLSLTRNKVLHALQHMQYYWLLFLMIVFVLGSNWVFFLTPFALFSHEIVRGLQGQVPWMLMGITAGTLFFSRLWCSVLCPTGILLSLAAKLRLFHYRIVGDCVQCEKCTRACSVGAAPAHTSVVKEGCLTCGNCQRVCPTKAIEWQRSSWRGRDRQLVPADDVAATKRKESRRQFFKAAFTALMAAALWRKTVWAAEKALRPPGVLPEPEFTAVCNRCGRCIQVCPSKALSPMPITEGLANFETPYIIPRRNRCDLCLACQKVCPTGAIAKVPLEKVRMGKAVIDKPRCIAWTEGKQCLICGEQCPVLAIEGDEQHRPIVLTDKCVGCGSCENVCPVDGEAAIRVFPS; this is encoded by the coding sequence GTGAAATTCAAGAAAGCGCCCTTATTGCGTTACTCGTTGCAATTCATCTCGCTGGTATCTTTTATATTGTTTCTTGCCAACTTATCGTACCCGCCCGGACTAGGAAATCAATTATTGCAATGGTTCTCGCGGCTTGACCCCTGGCTGTTGCTGAGTGAGCTTCGCTGGCAGCAGGAGGTTCCTTACTGGGTATGGCTGCCGCTATTGACTTTGGCGTCGACCTTATTGTGGGGGAGGATATTTTGCGGCTGGCTGTGTCCTTTTGGCGCTTTTCTGGCGTTGACGGACACAATTGGCCGGGCAGTATTTAAATTCAAAATGCTGTCGCTGACCAGAAACAAAGTACTGCACGCTTTGCAGCATATGCAGTATTATTGGCTGCTCTTCTTAATGATTGTCTTTGTCCTCGGATCAAACTGGGTCTTCTTTTTAACCCCTTTTGCATTGTTTAGCCACGAGATTGTGAGGGGATTGCAGGGGCAAGTTCCCTGGATGCTTATGGGGATAACGGCCGGCACCTTATTTTTTTCCCGTCTCTGGTGCAGTGTGCTATGTCCTACCGGAATTCTCTTGTCATTAGCAGCAAAGCTGCGGCTTTTTCATTACCGGATTGTAGGGGATTGTGTGCAATGCGAGAAATGTACGAGGGCCTGTTCTGTCGGTGCCGCACCAGCGCATACCAGCGTTGTGAAAGAAGGGTGTTTAACCTGCGGGAATTGCCAACGGGTTTGTCCCACCAAGGCAATCGAGTGGCAGCGGAGTTCTTGGCGGGGGAGAGACCGTCAGCTTGTTCCCGCTGATGATGTTGCAGCAACAAAGCGCAAAGAGTCGCGAAGACAGTTCTTCAAAGCCGCTTTCACCGCTCTAATGGCTGCTGCTTTATGGAGAAAGACTGTTTGGGCGGCGGAAAAAGCTTTACGCCCTCCAGGGGTTCTGCCGGAACCAGAGTTTACTGCCGTTTGCAACCGGTGCGGAAGGTGTATTCAGGTATGTCCCAGCAAAGCGCTCAGCCCGATGCCTATTACCGAAGGTCTTGCGAATTTTGAAACACCTTATATCATCCCGCGTAGAAACCGTTGTGATTTATGCCTGGCCTGCCAGAAAGTATGCCCGACCGGAGCCATTGCCAAGGTCCCACTGGAAAAAGTCCGGATGGGCAAGGCTGTTATTGATAAGCCTCGTTGTATCGCCTGGACTGAGGGGAAACAGTGCCTTATTTGCGGTGAACAATGTCCCGTTCTGGCAATTGAAGGGGATGAACAGCATCGGCCCATCGTTCTGACTGACAAGTGTGTGGGATGCGGCTCATGCGAGAATGTCTGCCCGGTCGATGGCGAGGCCGCTATCCGTGTTTTTCCCAGTTAG